The DNA region TCGTCCTGCTCGTGACGGTCGTGACCGAGCGCGGCCCCGGCGTCGGCTGGGACGACGTCGACGCCTTCGGCTGGTCGGTCCTCACCACGGCCGCGATGATCCTGTTCGCCTACCCCGTCCTCGAGAGCGCCCTCGTCATGCTGCTCGCCGACCGGACCGTCGGCACGACCTTCTTCCTCGGTGACGGTGGCGGCGCACTGCTCTGGCAGCACCTGTTCTGGTTCTTCGGCCACCCCGAGGTCTACATCCTCGTGCTGCCCCCGATGGGCATCATCAGTCGCGTCCTGCCCGCGTTCGCGGGCCGAAGACTCCACGGCGAGGCCGCGATGGTCTACTCGACGGTCGCCATCGGCGTCCTCGGCTTCGCCGTCTGGGGCCACCACATGTTCACGACCGGGATGGACCCCCGCGTCCAGGCGAGCTTCATGGCGCTCACCCTCGTCATCGCGGTCCCCTCCGCGGTGAAGACCCTCGACTGGTTGCTGACGCTCCGGGGCGCCGCGCTCCGGTTGACCGCCCCGGCGCTGTTCTGTCTCGCCGCGGTCGCCAACCTCGTCCTCGGCGGGGTGACCGGCGTCCTCCTCGCGGCGACCCCCCTCGACCGGGTCTACCACGGGACCTACTACGTCGTCGGCCACTTCCACCTGCTGCTGGTCGGCACGAGCGCGTTCGCGACCCTCGGCGGGTGCTACTACTGGTTCCCGCTCCTGACCGGCCGGCTGTACGACCGGACCCTCGCCCGGGTGCACTTCTGGCTCACCGCGGTCGGCACCCTCGGGACGTTCCTCCCGATGCTGGCGCTCGGCCTCGGGGGGCTCCCGCGCCGGTTCGCGACCTACCCCATCGAGTTCCTCCCCCTGCAGGCAGTCTCGACCGTCTTCGCGCTCGTCCTCGGCGGGGCACAGCTGCTCTGGCTCTACAACGTCCTCGCCTCGTGGTGGGCCGGTCCCCGCGTCACGACGGGTGACGTGTGGGACGTGGTCGACACGCCCGCGCCCTCCCGCGAGTGGGAGTGGCTCGACCACCGACTGGCCCCGGGGTCGACGACCGACGCCGCCGCCAGCGAGGTGTCGAACTGATGCCGTTCCCGGCCGAGCCCGTCCCGGACGGTGCCCTGTTCGCCCCACACCACTTCCTCTACCCGCTCTACCTCGTGCTGCTGTGCAGTGCGCGCAAGTGGGACCTCTACCCCCGTGACGAGCCCCTGCTCGTGACCGGCAGCGCCCTCCTCGGGCTGTTCGGGTGGGTCCACCTCTGGCGGTACTACCCGGTCGCCGGTGCGACGACCTGTCTGCTCGCGGTCTGTGGCGTGCTCGTCGGCGCGGCCGTCACGACCCGCTACGGCCGCCGGTACCGGGCGACCGTCGGGGTCCTCGCGCTGGCGAGCCTCGACGACGCGGTCTCCCACGCCTTCGGCGTCTGGACGCCCCTCGACTGGCTGTGGGGACTCGCCCTCGCGCTCCCCTGACTGGGCAGCTCCGCGACCCCGGATTACCCTCGTTCCCCGATATGGCACGACACCCACTGCGCTACCGCGACGGTTCGACGTATCGCTCGCCGGCCGCCGACCCGGCCTCTCATGACCCGCCCCGCACCGCCCGGCCGAACCCATCCACGCGTCACTCTGCACCACGCCCGGTGAGAGTCCGGTGAGCGTCCCCCCGCTCCTCGCCATCGGTACCGGGGTCGGCCTCGCCGCCCTCGCGGGCACCCTGGCGACGCGGTACGACCAGTCGACGGTCGCCGCCTACATCCTCACGGGCGTCTCGCTGGGCGTCGTCGTCCCCCTGCTCCCGTGGCAGGCCCACCTCGCCGGCCTCCGCGAGGTGGTCATCGACGGCGGCATCGTCCTGCTGCTGTTCTCCCTCGGCCTGCACGTCGACGCCCACGAGCTGGTCGCCGACGCCCGGCTGGCGACCGCCCTCGGGTCCATCGACTTCGCGATCAACTTCACCGCGGGCGCGCTCGTGGGACTCGCGTTCGGCTTCGGGCCGCTCGGGAGCCTCGCGATGGCCGGCATCGTCTACGCCTCCTCCAGCGCGCTCGTCACCCGGGCGCTCGCCCAGCAGGGCTGGCTGGAGGCGCCTGAGGCGGCTCCCATCGTCCGGTCGCTGGTCGTCGAGGACGTGGTCGTCGGGGTCTACCTGACGGTCCTGACCGCCCTCGCGGCGAGGGGTGGCTCGACCCTCGCCGGCGTCCTCGGGGCGCTGCAGGGCCTCGCATTCCTCGCCGTCGTCGCAGCCCTCGGCTGGTACGGGACCGGGACGCTCTCCCGGTTGCTCGCGACCGCGTCGACCGAGGCTCTCCTGCTCCGGGTGCTCGCCGTCACGACCCTGGTGGCTGGCGGCGCACAGGCCCTCGGCGTGAGCGCCGGCGTCGCGGCCTTCGTCGTCGGGGCGGTCGTGGACGAGACGCCTCACGACGACCGGGTCGAACGCGTCGCCCGGCCCCTGCGCAGCCTGTTCGACGTGGGCCTGTTCGTGGCCATCGGGGCCGGCGTGGAGCCCGCCGCAGTATTCGGGGTTCTCGACCTGCTGGTGGCCGCACTCGCCGTCTCCGTCGGCGGGAAACTCGTCACCGGCTGGCTCGCCGGCCGGCTCTACGACCTGCCGCGGCGCGGGTCGCTCCGGGTCGGCCTCGGCCTCCTCGCCCGGGGCGAGTTCTCCATGATAATCGCGACGCTGACCGCGTCCGCGGGCGTCCCCGGGGCGGCCGGCATCCTGCCCCCGTTCGCGGTCGCGTACGTCCTCGTGACCAGCGTCCTCGGGGCGAGTCTCCTCCACAACGAGTCCCGGCTCGTCGCGGCCATCCCCGGTTTCGAGTGACGGCTGCTGCTTGCGAGCCGCGTTCGGCCCGGCCGACTGCGGGTTCGAGCCCCGCACGCGGCGTCGGCGGCATCGCCGCCGGTCACCACATGAAACAGATCGCACTCACGTTACTCCAGCTCGTCTCGCTCGCCGTCCCACCAGTGGCGGTCCTGCTGAAGATGCTCCGCCAGTCCGAGAACATCGACTGGACGCTCCGGCGCCTGAGCTTCGGCCTCGCGCTTGCCTCGGTCCTCTTCTTCATCCTCGCGGCGACAGGCAGCGTCCTCTCGCTGCTCGCGGCGTTCTCGCTGAGCCCGACGCTCCGACTCGCGCTCTGGGCGGCCGTCCTCGGGCTGCTCCCGTTCGTCGTCTTCGTGTTCGTCCTCTACCGCGAGCACCAGCTCGCGTTCGGCTGACCGGCTCGCCCCGGTCGGCCCGCTACCGCGTTCGGCCCGGCCGACGGTGGGTTCGAGTCCCACGCGCGGCGTGGCGGCTTCGCCGCCAGTGACCGTCGATGAGAACGCTACCCCTCGACAGTGGCGACCAGGAATCGACCGTGACGCCCGAACCCCTCGTCGGGGTCTCCGGGTTCAAACGAGACCAGCTCGTCGTCCTCTGGGAACTGGCAGACAGCAACCCCAGCGGCGTGAACCTCATGGCAGAACTCGAGTCCCAGTACGGGACCGAACTGAACCGCGGGCGACTCTACCAGAACCTCTCCGACCTCGTCGCCGACGACTTCGTCCAGAAGCGACCGGTCGACGGGCGGACGAACGCGTACCGACTCACCGACACCGGACAGCGATGCGTCCGGGCGCACCTCGCATGGGTCAGTCGCCGGCTCTCGGAGTGACCGAGCTGGCGGACCAGTGGGGGTCGTCACCGACGACGCCGGCGTGGGACGGCGTCGTCCGTTCTCACCGCGAGCGGGCAGGGTCCCGCTCGCCTCCTCGACGAATGCGACCCGACGACCGACGTTCCGACACCCGATGACAACGACAGACGACAGCGTGGCGGTCACCGCGACCGGCACGCACGCGACCCGAGCCGTATCGACCGACAGAACGACCGGCATCCGCGACCGCTTCGAGCGGGCCGCCTCACGCCTGGATGTCGACACCGGCCGCCTCCATCGACTCCTGCAACCTTCGGCCGTCTACCGCGAGACCATCTGGCTCTCCCGAGACGACGGCGGGACGGACGAACTGCCGGCCATCCGCGTCCAGCACGACACGCGACAGGGACCGTGTCTCGGTGGCCTCCGCTACCACCCGGACGCGTCGGTGACCGGCTGCCGCCGCCGGGCCGCGCTGGCGACCTGGCAGCACGCGCTCTTCGACCTCCCGTTCGGGGGCTCGATGGGCGCGGTCGCGGTCGACCCCGCGAATCTCTCCGTTTCCGAGCGCGAGCGCCTCGCCAGGCGCTACGCCGAGGCGTTCCAGGACGTGCTCGGCCCGCACCAGGACGTGGTCGAACCGGGGGCCGGCACCGGCCCGCGGGA from Haloarchaeobius amylolyticus includes:
- a CDS encoding cytochrome c oxidase subunit I — protein: MTGPVDPGSGPGPGPGDRGAGARPSRRRLVHALFTGVDHLTVGRRFVVFGVLFGFLGALDALMLRFSLLTPTATLWSRGTYDALFTTHGITMLFLAATPVLLGLASALLPPLLDAEEVAFPRVNALACWLLVPAAVLVRAGLVADLVGLAGVRPAAVGWTLYAPMSVAASNPAVDALLVGLHLTGIAATLSAVVLLVTVVTERGPGVGWDDVDAFGWSVLTTAAMILFAYPVLESALVMLLADRTVGTTFFLGDGGGALLWQHLFWFFGHPEVYILVLPPMGIISRVLPAFAGRRLHGEAAMVYSTVAIGVLGFAVWGHHMFTTGMDPRVQASFMALTLVIAVPSAVKTLDWLLTLRGAALRLTAPALFCLAAVANLVLGGVTGVLLAATPLDRVYHGTYYVVGHFHLLLVGTSAFATLGGCYYWFPLLTGRLYDRTLARVHFWLTAVGTLGTFLPMLALGLGGLPRRFATYPIEFLPLQAVSTVFALVLGGAQLLWLYNVLASWWAGPRVTTGDVWDVVDTPAPSREWEWLDHRLAPGSTTDAAASEVSN
- a CDS encoding cation:proton antiporter, which translates into the protein MSVPPLLAIGTGVGLAALAGTLATRYDQSTVAAYILTGVSLGVVVPLLPWQAHLAGLREVVIDGGIVLLLFSLGLHVDAHELVADARLATALGSIDFAINFTAGALVGLAFGFGPLGSLAMAGIVYASSSALVTRALAQQGWLEAPEAAPIVRSLVVEDVVVGVYLTVLTALAARGGSTLAGVLGALQGLAFLAVVAALGWYGTGTLSRLLATASTEALLLRVLAVTTLVAGGAQALGVSAGVAAFVVGAVVDETPHDDRVERVARPLRSLFDVGLFVAIGAGVEPAAVFGVLDLLVAALAVSVGGKLVTGWLAGRLYDLPRRGSLRVGLGLLARGEFSMIIATLTASAGVPGAAGILPPFAVAYVLVTSVLGASLLHNESRLVAAIPGFE
- a CDS encoding helix-turn-helix transcriptional regulator, whose product is MRTLPLDSGDQESTVTPEPLVGVSGFKRDQLVVLWELADSNPSGVNLMAELESQYGTELNRGRLYQNLSDLVADDFVQKRPVDGRTNAYRLTDTGQRCVRAHLAWVSRRLSE